A stretch of the Deltaproteobacteria bacterium genome encodes the following:
- a CDS encoding PEP-CTERM sorting domain-containing protein gives MQGTRKLLNTLKIAAVAIALGLSSTSGAYAAAVLDFGTGTGGSGGTLNVQGTHAWGSGIVIGALAVVGAPQNDGVYDVDSTSGDNGSDTYGVLSFDTDPNNNFIKIEGSIPSFGITNAVLLSGTLSDFQINFTNPIISFSAQGLDSKNAELLRNLGLPGDTTFAFFQFNFTGFSSTGPNGLITGIAISTDIVNTQTPEPGSLLLLGSGLVGLVLAARRKKTN, from the coding sequence ATGCAGGGAACAAGGAAACTTCTCAACACACTCAAGATTGCAGCTGTTGCCATAGCGCTGGGACTGTCCTCGACGAGTGGCGCGTATGCTGCTGCCGTACTCGATTTTGGTACCGGAACTGGTGGCAGTGGTGGCACTCTCAATGTCCAGGGCACTCACGCCTGGGGGTCGGGCATCGTTATTGGTGCACTTGCCGTGGTTGGAGCCCCGCAAAACGATGGTGTCTACGATGTCGATAGCACGAGTGGCGATAACGGGAGTGACACGTACGGGGTGCTGAGTTTTGATACTGACCCGAATAACAACTTCATCAAGATCGAAGGGTCGATTCCCTCTTTTGGCATTACCAATGCAGTGCTGCTGAGCGGGACGCTGAGCGACTTCCAGATCAATTTCACCAACCCGATTATTAGCTTTAGTGCACAAGGATTGGATAGTAAGAACGCAGAGTTGCTTCGTAACCTTGGTCTTCCAGGGGACACGACATTTGCGTTCTTCCAGTTCAACTTCACCGGCTTTTCGAGCACTGGTCCAAATGGCCTTATTACAGGAATTGCGATCAGTACGGATATCGTTAACACGCAGACTCCAGAACCAGGCTCCCTCCTTCTGCTTGGTTCTGGTCTTGTTGGCCTGGTCCTCGCTGCGCGTCGCAAAAAAACCAACTAA